The Planococcus versutus genome contains a region encoding:
- the acsA gene encoding acetate--CoA ligase: MRVESLPARAGKHQLHNYEEVAANFDWAEVEKEFSWYQSGKMNMAHEAIDRHAESHRKNKVALYYKDQNRNESYTFYEMKRMTNRAANLLKENSALEKGDRIFIFMPRSPELYFLMFGALKMGLIVGPLFEAFMEGAIYDRLDDSGAKSIITTTELLDRIPYDRLPKLETIFIVGEDVAEQKGQVDVLKYLSSRSDKFELEWLDKEDGLVLHYTSGSTGKPKGVLHAQYAMVQQYQTGKWVLDFTENDIYWCTADPGWVTGTAYGVFSPWLNGVTTVILGGRFSPDGWYKAIEDFGVTIWYSAPTAFRMLMGAGDALVKEYDLSTLRHVLSVGEPLNPEVVRWGAEVFDKRIHDTWWMTETGAQTICNYPAMAIKPGSMGKPIPGIKVAIVDDQGNELPPNQMGNLAIEKGWPAMMRQIWNNPAKYESYFLKDKWYVSGDSAYMDEEGYFWFQGRVDDVIMTSGERVGPFEVESKLLEHPAVAEAGVIGKPDPIRGEIIKAFVALNNGYKPSEELVQDIQQFVKKGLSAHAAPREIEFKEKLPKTRSGKIMRRVLKAWELDLPAGDLSSMED; encoded by the coding sequence ATGAGAGTAGAATCACTACCAGCAAGAGCAGGAAAACATCAATTACATAATTATGAAGAAGTAGCCGCAAATTTCGATTGGGCTGAAGTGGAGAAAGAATTTAGTTGGTATCAAAGTGGAAAAATGAATATGGCCCACGAAGCGATTGATCGTCACGCAGAATCTCACCGAAAAAACAAAGTAGCTCTTTACTATAAAGATCAAAATCGAAATGAGTCTTATACATTTTATGAGATGAAGCGCATGACAAATCGTGCTGCTAATTTACTAAAAGAAAATTCAGCTTTGGAAAAAGGAGATCGCATTTTTATTTTCATGCCGCGTTCGCCAGAACTGTATTTCTTAATGTTTGGTGCATTGAAAATGGGTCTGATTGTTGGACCGTTATTCGAAGCGTTTATGGAAGGTGCTATTTATGACCGTCTTGACGATAGTGGAGCAAAATCAATTATTACGACAACTGAGTTACTAGACCGGATTCCATATGACCGCTTGCCAAAGCTTGAAACCATTTTCATTGTTGGTGAAGATGTGGCTGAGCAAAAAGGACAGGTTGATGTGCTGAAGTATTTATCAAGCCGTTCAGATAAATTTGAACTTGAATGGTTAGATAAAGAAGATGGGTTGGTTCTTCACTACACTTCAGGTTCAACCGGCAAGCCAAAAGGCGTTTTACATGCTCAATATGCGATGGTTCAACAATATCAAACAGGTAAGTGGGTACTGGATTTCACCGAAAACGATATTTACTGGTGTACTGCTGACCCAGGATGGGTGACTGGAACGGCTTATGGCGTGTTTTCACCTTGGTTAAATGGTGTCACGACAGTCATACTCGGAGGGCGTTTTTCTCCTGATGGTTGGTATAAAGCCATTGAAGATTTTGGTGTAACCATTTGGTATAGCGCGCCAACAGCATTCCGTATGCTAATGGGCGCAGGAGATGCGTTAGTAAAAGAATATGATTTATCTACACTGCGACATGTATTATCTGTAGGAGAGCCATTAAATCCAGAAGTGGTTCGATGGGGAGCCGAAGTATTTGATAAACGAATTCACGATACGTGGTGGATGACTGAAACCGGAGCGCAAACCATCTGTAATTATCCAGCGATGGCAATTAAACCTGGCTCAATGGGTAAACCAATACCAGGCATCAAAGTCGCAATTGTAGATGACCAAGGAAACGAATTGCCACCAAACCAAATGGGCAACTTGGCGATTGAAAAAGGGTGGCCGGCGATGATGCGTCAAATTTGGAACAACCCAGCTAAATATGAATCTTATTTCTTGAAAGATAAATGGTACGTATCCGGAGACTCTGCATATATGGATGAAGAAGGCTATTTCTGGTTCCAAGGTCGTGTGGACGACGTGATTATGACTTCAGGTGAACGTGTTGGACCATTTGAAGTAGAAAGTAAATTACTTGAACACCCAGCCGTAGCAGAAGCAGGAGTGATTGGCAAACCCGATCCGATTCGTGGGGAAATCATTAAAGCGTTTGTAGCATTGAATAATGGTTACAAACCTTCAGAAGAGTTGGTCCAAGACATTCAGCAGTTTGTTAAAAAAGGACTGTCGGCTCACGCAGCGCCACGTGAAATTGAGTTTAAAGAAAAACTTCCAAAAACACGAAGCGGTAAAATTATGCGTCGTGTGTTAAAAGCATGGGAATTAGATTTACCAGCTGGTGACTTGTCTTCGATGGAAGACTAA
- a CDS encoding transglycosylase domain-containing protein, with product MREKIKNWIDNIEKTTNRWTSTSWFKRMSITTGVIWNLALIFAIVFVTGGVFAASVGAGYFASLVDEENLRSEDEMRAEIYSYEETTEMFFDNDVYIGKVQTDLERKETTLKNISKTAINAVLATEDEYFMEHEGIVPKAIFRGLLQDVSNADSQTGGSTLTQQLVKNQILTNEVSYERKAKEILLAMRLEKFMTKDEIIEAYLNIIPYGRNSSGANIAGIETAANGIFNKSAKDLSLPEAAFIAGIPKAPFYYTPYNTYGKVKDDAGLQPGLDRMKTVLFRMKEEEYITQEEYDEAIAFDIKKNFRKDESRSRDNNPYVTNELEKRAMRILMDVLAEKDGLDPITLEENNKLYEKYAILADRAVRSNGYRIHSTINKDLYLAHEKAKDAYTRYGTELTIPTTNKDGEEIMKKLPVQVGSMMIENKTGRILSFVGGRDHEIEALNHATQAYRSIGSTVKPLLVYGPALDLGVIGAGSPVVDVKFTLNDNGKPWTPANFVPTSEQGIMSARDALAQSQNLPALRLFGQIREQMPINYLINAGFSRVEEKSNDYPSTALGGGVEGSVEELTSGYATIANGGKKVEPYMIQRIEDADGNIIFEHEVVEKEIYSPQTAYILTDMLRDVFKTDRGTANRANSLLNFGADFAGKTGTTQDTKDVWLVGYNPNITMGLWLGYDSEKYSLDIYPNTNLQPSVRVNQLWASLMNTTYQTVPDLVGAKSTFKQPKGVVTKSFCGISGLAPGGACQSAGLVRSDLFNEKVMIPSEKDDSLTSGSYTTINGKRYAAFSSTPSEFVSGGGIGVSKKYIDRMMAPFGGDASKLFPGNSRFSSIVAGSTFNADSSTPSGVRASISGNTISWTNSGSNDVVGYRVYKGGSRVASISESRSNSYTANGAGSYVVVAVDITGKQSAASNSVSIAAPKPKPKPEPKPTPKPEEKEPKKEAPEKEEKEPEKEEAPAEEQEAETAPQEEAPVEAEPEEPVEKEPAPEEPVEPEEPAEDDAA from the coding sequence GTGCGTGAAAAAATTAAAAACTGGATAGATAACATTGAGAAAACCACCAATAGATGGACTTCAACCTCATGGTTCAAGCGAATGAGTATAACAACAGGTGTTATATGGAACTTAGCATTGATTTTCGCTATTGTATTCGTCACAGGTGGCGTTTTTGCCGCATCTGTTGGTGCAGGTTATTTTGCTTCATTAGTAGATGAAGAAAATCTACGTTCTGAAGATGAAATGCGTGCAGAAATTTATAGTTATGAAGAAACAACTGAAATGTTTTTCGATAATGATGTCTATATCGGAAAAGTCCAAACAGATTTAGAGCGAAAAGAAACCACGCTAAAAAATATTTCAAAAACTGCAATTAACGCCGTGTTGGCCACAGAAGATGAATACTTTATGGAACACGAAGGTATAGTTCCAAAAGCTATTTTCCGTGGATTGTTGCAAGATGTCTCAAACGCTGATAGCCAGACGGGCGGCTCTACATTGACGCAGCAACTCGTAAAAAACCAAATTTTGACAAACGAAGTTTCTTATGAACGAAAAGCTAAAGAAATTCTGTTGGCGATGCGTCTTGAAAAATTTATGACCAAAGACGAGATTATTGAAGCATACCTCAATATTATTCCGTATGGCCGTAATTCTTCAGGCGCAAATATTGCTGGTATCGAAACAGCAGCTAATGGCATATTCAACAAGTCGGCAAAAGACTTAAGTTTACCTGAAGCTGCATTTATTGCCGGCATTCCAAAAGCACCTTTTTATTACACGCCATACAATACATATGGCAAAGTAAAAGACGATGCTGGTTTACAACCTGGACTCGATCGAATGAAGACCGTACTTTTCCGTATGAAAGAAGAAGAATACATTACGCAAGAAGAATATGACGAAGCCATTGCTTTTGACATTAAGAAAAACTTCCGTAAAGACGAATCGCGTTCACGCGATAACAACCCCTATGTCACAAACGAACTTGAAAAACGAGCCATGCGGATTCTTATGGATGTTCTCGCTGAAAAAGACGGATTAGATCCTATAACACTAGAAGAAAACAATAAACTTTATGAAAAATATGCAATTTTAGCTGACCGAGCAGTTCGTTCAAATGGTTACCGGATTCACTCAACCATTAACAAAGACTTGTACTTGGCTCATGAAAAAGCTAAAGATGCTTATACACGATACGGCACAGAATTAACAATCCCTACCACCAATAAAGATGGTGAAGAAATCATGAAAAAACTTCCCGTACAAGTTGGAAGTATGATGATTGAAAACAAAACAGGTCGTATTTTAAGTTTTGTCGGTGGGCGCGATCATGAAATCGAAGCATTAAACCATGCAACACAAGCTTATCGTTCAATCGGTTCTACTGTAAAACCATTATTGGTTTACGGACCAGCACTGGACTTAGGCGTAATTGGTGCCGGTAGCCCAGTTGTTGACGTTAAATTCACTTTAAACGACAACGGTAAACCTTGGACACCAGCAAACTTTGTTCCAACAAGTGAGCAAGGCATCATGTCGGCACGCGATGCATTAGCACAATCTCAAAACTTACCGGCTCTTCGTTTATTCGGACAAATTAGAGAACAAATGCCAATCAATTACTTGATCAACGCAGGCTTTTCACGTGTTGAAGAAAAATCAAATGATTATCCTTCAACTGCATTAGGTGGCGGTGTTGAAGGCTCTGTAGAAGAACTAACAAGTGGCTATGCCACTATTGCCAACGGCGGAAAAAAAGTAGAACCGTATATGATTCAACGAATTGAAGACGCAGACGGTAATATCATTTTCGAACACGAAGTGGTTGAAAAAGAAATTTACTCGCCACAAACCGCTTACATTCTAACCGATATGTTGCGAGACGTATTTAAAACAGATCGTGGTACTGCGAACCGAGCAAATAGCTTATTGAACTTTGGTGCAGACTTTGCTGGTAAGACTGGTACGACTCAAGATACAAAAGATGTTTGGTTAGTTGGTTATAATCCAAACATTACAATGGGTCTATGGCTTGGATATGATAGTGAAAAATATTCTCTAGATATTTATCCGAATACTAATTTACAGCCATCTGTACGTGTAAATCAGCTGTGGGCAAGCTTAATGAACACAACTTATCAAACAGTTCCTGATTTAGTTGGAGCGAAGTCAACTTTCAAACAGCCTAAAGGTGTTGTTACTAAGTCGTTTTGTGGAATTTCTGGTTTAGCGCCAGGTGGAGCCTGTCAAAGTGCAGGACTTGTGCGTTCAGACTTATTTAACGAAAAAGTTATGATTCCATCGGAAAAAGATGATAGTTTGACAAGTGGTTCTTATACAACAATTAACGGTAAGCGCTATGCCGCATTCTCTAGCACGCCAAGCGAGTTCGTTTCAGGCGGTGGTATTGGCGTTTCTAAAAAATATATCGATCGCATGATGGCTCCATTTGGTGGAGACGCTAGCAAATTGTTCCCTGGCAACTCTAGATTTTCTTCTATTGTGGCAGGATCTACGTTCAACGCAGATAGTTCTACTCCAAGTGGTGTTCGTGCTTCGATTAGTGGTAATACGATTTCATGGACCAATTCTGGTTCAAATGACGTAGTTGGCTATCGCGTTTATAAAGGCGGGTCTCGCGTTGCTTCGATTTCAGAATCTAGAAGCAATTCGTATACCGCAAACGGTGCTGGAAGTTATGTAGTTGTGGCCGTAGATATTACTGGTAAGCAGTCTGCTGCCTCCAACAGCGTCAGCATTGCCGCACCAAAACCAAAACCAAAGCCGGAACCAAAACCAACTCCAAAACCTGAAGAAAAAGAACCTAAAAAAGAAGCACCTGAAAAAGAAGAAAAAGAACCTGAAAAAGAAGAGGCGCCTGCTGAAGAGCAAGAAGCCGAAACTGCTCCTCAAGAAGAAGCACCTGTTGAAGCGGAGCCTGAAGAGCCAGTTGAGAAAGAACCTGCTCCTGAAGAACCCGTAGAACCTGAAGAACCTGCTGAAGACGACGCAGCCTAA
- the tyrS gene encoding tyrosine--tRNA ligase yields MANKLIEDLQWRGLLYQQTDEEGMEKLLNEQKISLYCGVDPTADSMHIGHIVPLLTLRRFQMHGHQPILLVGGATGMIGDPSGRNEERQLQTTEQIDRNVDGIKVQMEQIFDFKSENGAKMVNNRDWIGAMSVIEFLRDYGKLISVNYMLAKDSVASRLETGISFTEFSYTLIQAIDFNHLYNEHNCRIQIGGSDQWGNITSGLEMIRKTHDEEVKAFGITIPLVTKADGTKFGKSAGGAVWLDPKKTTPYEFYQFWINAADADVIKYLKIFTFISRENIEALEKTVETEAHLRQAQKTLAEEMTKLIHGEAALADAQRITKALFSGDLKALSSLEMKAAFKDVPSVEMPKEDKSIVDLIVEAGISSSKRQAREDVTNGAISVNGEKVTDLEYIIDAKDRLEDVFAIIRRGKKKYHMVHFQ; encoded by the coding sequence ATGGCTAACAAATTAATTGAAGATTTACAATGGCGTGGATTACTATACCAACAAACGGACGAAGAAGGTATGGAAAAATTATTGAACGAACAAAAAATTTCCTTATACTGTGGAGTCGATCCAACTGCAGATAGTATGCACATTGGACACATTGTGCCGCTATTAACATTACGCCGTTTTCAGATGCATGGTCACCAGCCAATTTTGTTAGTCGGCGGGGCTACTGGGATGATTGGAGATCCTTCAGGACGAAACGAAGAACGTCAATTGCAAACGACTGAACAAATTGATCGCAATGTTGACGGAATCAAAGTCCAAATGGAACAAATTTTTGATTTTAAATCAGAAAACGGAGCAAAAATGGTCAATAACCGTGATTGGATTGGTGCGATGAGCGTTATCGAATTTTTGCGCGATTACGGCAAATTGATTTCAGTTAATTACATGCTCGCTAAAGATTCGGTTGCGTCACGGCTAGAAACAGGAATTTCATTTACAGAGTTTTCATACACGCTGATCCAAGCAATTGACTTTAACCACTTGTACAACGAACACAATTGCCGTATTCAAATTGGTGGATCAGATCAATGGGGCAATATCACTTCAGGTCTTGAAATGATTCGCAAAACACATGACGAAGAAGTAAAGGCATTTGGTATTACCATTCCGCTCGTTACAAAAGCAGACGGTACAAAATTTGGGAAATCAGCGGGTGGGGCTGTATGGTTAGATCCAAAAAAGACAACACCTTATGAGTTTTACCAGTTTTGGATCAATGCAGCTGATGCAGATGTAATCAAATACTTGAAGATTTTTACATTCATTAGCCGTGAAAACATTGAGGCGTTAGAAAAAACGGTTGAAACTGAAGCGCATTTACGCCAAGCGCAAAAAACGCTGGCAGAAGAAATGACAAAACTGATTCACGGGGAAGCTGCACTTGCAGATGCTCAGCGAATTACCAAAGCGTTGTTTAGTGGAGACTTGAAGGCTTTGTCTTCTTTAGAGATGAAAGCCGCATTTAAAGACGTTCCTTCTGTGGAAATGCCAAAAGAAGACAAGTCAATTGTGGACTTGATTGTAGAAGCTGGTATTTCCTCGTCGAAAAGACAAGCGCGTGAAGATGTTACAAATGGTGCAATTTCAGTAAATGGTGAAAAAGTGACAGATTTAGAATACATCATTGATGCGAAAGATCGCTTAGAAGATGTTTTTGCTATTATTCGTCGAGGCAAAAAGAAATACCACATGGTGCACTTTCAATAA
- a CDS encoding general stress protein — MSRVVGFYKTEHEAIQAIENLQQQGYNNKKISVLSKDNQETETIAKNTKTCAGREGATGGLARTLNRLGVPENKVGMYETHFNEGKILVLVEEDENTIPNRSGQDMFTTKQDLLIENDTDTTIRAGKRRIDNDPLNASGRGQAGL; from the coding sequence ATGTCAAGAGTAGTTGGATTTTATAAAACAGAACACGAAGCCATTCAAGCAATTGAAAATTTGCAGCAACAAGGATATAACAATAAAAAAATCTCAGTATTAAGCAAAGATAATCAAGAAACCGAAACGATTGCTAAAAACACGAAGACATGTGCAGGAAGAGAGGGAGCTACAGGTGGACTAGCTCGAACTCTTAATCGTCTTGGAGTACCAGAGAATAAAGTGGGAATGTATGAAACCCATTTTAATGAAGGTAAAATATTGGTGTTGGTTGAAGAAGATGAAAACACCATACCAAATCGCAGTGGTCAGGACATGTTTACAACAAAACAGGATCTACTTATTGAAAATGACACAGATACAACAATAAGAGCTGGTAAAAGACGGATTGATAATGATCCTTTAAACGCAAGTGGACGTGGACAAGCTGGATTATAA
- a CDS encoding cobalamin-binding protein encodes MRIISICPSNTELLAFLNAEHMLVGVDDYSDWPQNITTLPKLGPDLSIRMDELEALKPDLVLASLSVPGMEKNVDELVRRKIPHLVLDPQSLTEIGQDLLKVAEACGIDATAIHAEYLSVIADIQSRGHKANSRPSLYWEWWPKPVFTPGNINWLNEISSITGGRNLFDDTDSANIQTNWADVLERQPDYILLAWVGILTSKVKPELIKKRPGWNDMKAIHHIHVMDEDLYCRPSPRLIEGAIRLGKLIHPEQFEGMKLPRFIKEKK; translated from the coding sequence ATGCGTATTATTTCAATTTGCCCAAGTAATACAGAACTATTGGCATTTTTAAACGCTGAACACATGTTAGTGGGTGTTGATGATTATTCAGATTGGCCACAAAACATTACAACTTTGCCAAAACTTGGACCCGATTTATCTATTCGTATGGATGAATTAGAAGCGTTAAAACCGGATTTGGTACTAGCCTCACTTAGTGTTCCAGGAATGGAGAAAAACGTTGATGAATTAGTACGACGAAAAATCCCTCACCTCGTTTTGGATCCACAATCACTTACTGAAATTGGACAAGACTTATTAAAAGTAGCTGAAGCTTGCGGAATTGATGCAACGGCTATCCACGCTGAATATTTATCTGTTATTGCAGATATCCAATCACGTGGACACAAAGCAAACAGTCGTCCTTCTCTATACTGGGAATGGTGGCCAAAGCCAGTTTTCACTCCTGGCAATATTAACTGGTTAAATGAGATTAGCAGCATAACGGGCGGCCGTAACCTGTTCGATGACACGGATTCTGCCAATATCCAGACAAATTGGGCAGACGTACTAGAGCGTCAGCCTGATTATATTCTACTTGCATGGGTTGGTATATTAACGTCAAAAGTGAAACCTGAACTCATTAAAAAACGTCCCGGCTGGAATGATATGAAAGCCATCCATCACATTCATGTGATGGATGAGGATTTGTATTGCCGCCCTTCTCCTCGCCTAATTGAAGGTGCCATTCGTTTAGGGAAACTAATTCATCCGGAACAATTTGAAGGGATGAAATTACCGCGCTTTATTAAAGAAAAAAAGTAA
- the rpsD gene encoding 30S ribosomal protein S4 — MSRYTGPSWKLSRRLGISLTGTGKELEKRPYAPGQHGANQRRKVSEYGLQLQEKQKLRFMYGVNERQFKTLFNKAGKMEGKHGENFMILLETRLDNVVYRLGLARTRRQARQIVNHGHILVDGKRVDIPSFSVKPGQAIAFREKSTNLDVVNEAIEVNNFIPEYVTIDTDSKTGTFVRLPERSELSAEINEQLIVEYYSR, encoded by the coding sequence ATGTCTCGTTATACAGGTCCATCATGGAAACTTTCACGCCGCTTAGGAATTTCACTTACAGGTACAGGTAAAGAATTAGAAAAACGCCCTTACGCACCAGGTCAACACGGTGCTAACCAACGCAGAAAAGTTTCTGAATATGGTTTGCAACTACAAGAAAAGCAAAAACTACGCTTTATGTACGGAGTAAACGAACGTCAGTTCAAAACGTTGTTTAACAAAGCTGGTAAAATGGAAGGCAAACATGGTGAAAACTTCATGATCCTTCTTGAGACTCGCCTTGATAACGTTGTTTACCGTTTAGGTCTTGCGCGCACTCGTCGCCAAGCTCGTCAAATCGTAAACCACGGTCACATCCTTGTTGATGGCAAACGCGTTGACATTCCGTCATTCAGCGTGAAACCAGGACAAGCAATTGCTTTCCGCGAAAAATCAACTAACCTTGATGTAGTAAACGAAGCAATCGAAGTAAACAACTTTATTCCTGAATACGTAACTATCGATACTGATAGCAAAACAGGAACTTTTGTACGCTTACCAGAACGCAGCGAATTGTCTGCTGAAATCAATGAACAGTTGATCGTTGAGTACTACTCACGTTAA
- the megL gene encoding methionine gamma-lyase, with amino-acid sequence MKEKEMKIETAVIHKGYDSSNHHDSLVTPLYQTSTYSFANAEQGEDRFAGNSEGNIYSRLGNPTVRVLEERMTEIEGGQGALAFGSGMASVSAILIYLTKAGDHVLCSRGIYGCTFGLLEIMEEKYGITHDLVSMTTEEEVEKAIRPETVCIYVETPINPTMELVNLEAVVAVANKHNIRVIVDNTFCSPYLQNPIRMGADFVLHSATKYLNGHGDVVGGVLVGSDAEEMQHIRMTVQKDVGGIMSPFDAWLLLRGLKTLHVRMDRHVSNAKTIVAFLKQQEIVENIYYPFDENHPQVDIAKRQMREGGGLISFEIRGGKKEAQAFLNALSLIKIAVSLGDAETLIQHPATMTHAVVPPESRQAMGISDSLLRLSIGLEHTDDLVNDLSKAFEQVKPKLQEI; translated from the coding sequence ATGAAAGAAAAAGAAATGAAGATTGAAACAGCAGTCATCCATAAAGGCTATGACAGCTCCAACCATCATGATAGTTTGGTGACACCGCTTTATCAAACTTCAACTTATTCATTTGCTAATGCAGAACAAGGAGAAGATCGTTTTGCAGGAAACAGCGAAGGCAATATTTATTCGCGACTTGGTAATCCGACAGTTCGTGTGCTTGAAGAGCGAATGACAGAAATTGAGGGAGGTCAAGGTGCATTAGCTTTTGGGTCCGGGATGGCTTCGGTTAGTGCAATTTTGATTTATTTAACAAAGGCTGGAGATCACGTTCTTTGTTCGAGAGGGATATATGGATGTACGTTTGGTTTGCTTGAAATAATGGAAGAAAAATATGGCATTACGCATGATTTAGTTTCGATGACAACAGAAGAAGAAGTAGAAAAAGCAATTCGTCCAGAAACGGTGTGTATTTATGTCGAAACACCAATAAACCCAACAATGGAGTTAGTCAATCTTGAAGCGGTAGTGGCTGTTGCGAATAAACATAATATCCGTGTCATTGTGGATAACACGTTTTGTTCACCGTATTTGCAAAATCCAATCCGAATGGGAGCCGATTTTGTTTTGCACAGCGCGACTAAATATTTGAACGGTCATGGAGATGTAGTTGGTGGTGTTTTAGTTGGAAGTGATGCAGAAGAAATGCAACATATTCGCATGACGGTACAAAAAGATGTGGGTGGCATTATGTCTCCATTTGATGCATGGCTGTTGTTAAGAGGATTAAAAACATTACATGTTCGCATGGATCGACACGTTAGCAATGCCAAAACAATAGTGGCGTTTTTAAAACAGCAAGAAATTGTTGAAAATATCTATTATCCATTTGATGAAAATCACCCGCAAGTTGACATTGCGAAACGTCAAATGCGCGAAGGTGGCGGGTTGATTTCGTTTGAAATTAGAGGCGGAAAAAAAGAAGCACAAGCTTTCTTAAACGCTTTGTCGTTGATCAAGATCGCAGTTAGTCTTGGCGATGCTGAAACATTGATTCAGCACCCAGCAACCATGACTCATGCAGTCGTGCCTCCTGAAAGCAGACAAGCAATGGGTATTAGTGATTCTTTATTGCGCTTGTCGATTGGACTGGAACACACAGATGACTTAGTCAATGATTTAAGCAAAGCATTCGAGCAAGTAAAACCAAAGCTTCAAGAAATTTAA
- a CDS encoding GAF domain-containing protein translates to MFTQTSYSGNSSEQYTMLSKQLDALLEGENNSIANLSNASALLNQFLERINWVGFYLMEDGELVLGPFQGLPACVRIAVGKGVCGTAVSDKKTMLVEDVQAFPGHIACDAASRSEIVIPLMKEDQVIGVLDIDSPETNRFTKEDQQGLELFVDVLMKHL, encoded by the coding sequence ATGTTTACACAAACAAGTTACAGCGGTAACAGTAGTGAACAGTACACGATGCTTTCAAAGCAACTAGATGCTTTGTTAGAAGGTGAAAATAACAGCATCGCAAACTTGAGTAATGCTTCAGCTTTACTTAATCAATTTTTAGAACGCATTAACTGGGTCGGGTTTTATTTGATGGAAGATGGCGAACTCGTTCTTGGTCCTTTCCAAGGTCTTCCAGCTTGTGTTCGCATTGCAGTCGGAAAAGGTGTTTGTGGCACGGCCGTTTCCGACAAAAAAACCATGTTAGTTGAAGACGTTCAAGCATTCCCTGGCCACATTGCTTGTGATGCAGCTTCTCGTTCAGAAATCGTCATTCCTTTAATGAAAGAAGATCAAGTAATCGGTGTGCTAGATATCGACAGTCCAGAGACAAATCGTTTTACGAAAGAAGATCAGCAAGGTCTTGAACTTTTCGTAGACGTATTAATGAAACATCTATAA
- the hisJ gene encoding histidinol-phosphatase HisJ yields MKRDGHIHTPFCPHGTKDSTELYIKKAIKSGFTDISFTEHAPLPSNFTDPTPAQDSCMSMDQLSLYIDEITHLKKQYQREIHIRLGLEVDYIEGFEKEVRSFLDGVGPALDDTILSVHFLKVANRYFCADFSKEVFAELTAACGSVEAAYALYYDTLEKSISADLGHFKPKRIGHPTLIHKFQLAHGEQLDDDAQIRRTLQLMKTNNFELDVNGAGLSKTDCQEAYPPLSYIDYAKSLGIPLVFGSDAHNVNDLHKHYDKFYTYLS; encoded by the coding sequence ATGAAACGAGATGGTCACATTCATACTCCCTTTTGTCCGCACGGGACAAAAGACTCAACTGAATTGTATATTAAAAAAGCAATAAAGTCCGGATTTACGGATATTTCTTTTACTGAGCATGCGCCTCTTCCTTCCAACTTCACAGATCCAACTCCTGCACAAGACAGCTGCATGAGTATGGATCAGCTATCGTTGTATATAGATGAAATAACACACTTAAAAAAACAATATCAACGTGAAATTCATATTCGTTTAGGATTAGAAGTGGATTATATTGAAGGTTTCGAAAAAGAAGTACGTTCTTTTTTAGATGGCGTTGGTCCTGCACTCGACGACACCATTTTATCAGTTCATTTTCTAAAAGTAGCAAACCGCTATTTTTGTGCTGACTTTAGTAAAGAAGTATTTGCAGAACTCACAGCTGCTTGTGGTTCTGTAGAAGCTGCTTATGCACTTTATTATGACACACTTGAAAAGTCAATTTCTGCAGATCTTGGTCACTTTAAACCAAAACGCATCGGTCACCCAACATTGATCCATAAATTTCAGTTAGCACATGGTGAACAACTGGATGACGATGCACAAATTCGTCGAACTTTGCAATTGATGAAAACAAATAATTTCGAACTTGATGTCAACGGTGCTGGACTTTCAAAAACTGATTGCCAAGAAGCATACCCACCGCTTTCTTATATTGACTATGCTAAATCACTAGGCATCCCACTCGTCTTTGGATCAGATGCTCATAATGTCAATGACTTGCATAAGCATTACGATAAATTTTATACTTATTTAAGTTGA